AGAATAACTCGTCGAGGCCGGCTGCGCAGGGTGGATGCGATCGCCGGCGCGCCCGGAGGAAAAACCGCAGCAATAGCAGCGCTATTGCGAGGATTTTTGCGAGGACGAAAGCCGCGAGCGCGCCGCCCTGCACGGCCGCAACCGATCGAGTTATTCTTCGGCGGGCCCTAAGCCGGGGCCTCGCCGTCCAGCCCAATAAAGCCAGGCGTCCACATCGTTGAAATGCGGGCCGGCCGGGTAGGGGGCCTGGCGGTGGCCCAGGATCGAATGCTAGATCCCGGCAGAACACGTGCGCAGCAAAGCACTCATCGTCGTTGCGGCCGTGCTCGGGCTTGTCGGGTTTGCGATCGCCGCCCGCCTCGCGGACGACGAAGCGTCCGCACGTCCTTCACCCCGGCGTGATCCGGCGCCGGTCGAGGTGGCGGCGGTCATGCGAGCGCCGATCGAGCTGCGGCGGACCTTTTCCGGCACGATCGAGGCGAAATCCCGTTTCGTCGTGGCTGCCCACGTCAGTGGGCGTGTGGAGCGCTTGCTGGTGGACCTGGCTGACGAGGTCACGCGGGGTCAGGTCGTGGCCGAGCTGAACGACGCCGAGCAGAGTCAGGGCGTGAGCGAGGCCGCGGCGGAGCTGGCCGTGGCGCGCGCGAATGTATCGGACGCCGAAAGTGGCCTCGTTCTCGCCACGCGGGAGCTGGAGCGCTTGCGTGGACTGCGAGCCAGCGGTGTCGTGTCCGACTCGGATCTGGACAGCGCCGAGGCTCGGCACGTGGCGGGTGCCACCCGCGTGAAAGTGGCGAGGGCACGGGTCAAGCGGGCACAGGCGACGCTTGCCCGTTCGCGCATCCGATCCAGCTACACCAAAGTGGCAGCGGTCTGGGCCGATGGCGACGACAGGCGCGTCGTAGCCGAGCGTCATGTCGCCGAAGGAGACAGCGTGGCGCCGGGCAGTCCGCTCATGACGGTAGTCGATCTCGAGCCGCTCAACGCTGTCGTTTACGTCACCGAAAAGGAGTACGCGCAGGTACGGCCGGGGCAGACGGCGAGGGTCACGACCGATGCGTTTCCCGGCAGGAGCTTCAGCGCCCAGATTGGTCGCATCGCCCCGGTATTCCAGAAGAGCTCACGTCAAGCTCGCATGGAGCTCGAGGTTCCGAACCGCGAGCATCTGCTCAAGCCGGGCATGTTCATACGGGCCGAGGTCGTCCTAGAGCGGGTGAAGGACGCCACCATCGTTCCCTTTTCGGCGCTGACCGTGCGCAAGGGCCGGAACGGCTTGTTCGTGCTCGATGAGGTCGGCAAGCACGTCGCGTGGAGGGCGGTGCGCGTAGGCATTCGGCAGGGTGGCCGGGTCCAGGTTGAAGGCGAGGGCGTCTCCGGGCGCGTCGTGACCCTTGGCCAGCAGCTCATCGATGACGGATCGGAAATCCAAATCGCAGAAGCTGGTCCAGCAACCGGCGCGGACGGGCAGCCGTGAACCTGCCGGGGTTCAGCGTGGGCCGTCCAATCTTCACCGCGATGGTGACGTTCATCGTGCTCACGCTCGGCGCTGCCTCGCTGTCGCGCCTGCGCATCGACATGCTGCCCGAGATCGAGATGCCCCGGCTTACGGTGCGTACCGGCTACGAGGGCGCCGCACCGGAGGTCATGGAGCGCCTGGTTACGCAACCGATCGAGGAGATCATTGCCACGGTGCCTGGGGTCGAGGAAATTACGTCGATCTCGTCGGAGGGCAACAGCAGCGTGAGGGTTGCGTTCGCGTGGGGCATCGACATCGATGTCGCTGCACAGGACGTGCGCTCGCGTCTCGAGGACGAGCTAAACGAGCTGCCTGAGGACGTCACTCGGCCGCAGATCCGCAAGTTCGACATCGCCAGCTTTCCGGTTGTGCTGCTTGGTATCGCCAGCAATCTCGACCCGGTCGAGCTCACCGAGCTGATCGAGGAACACGTACGCTACCGTTTCGCACGCTTGCCCGGCGTGGCACAGGTCGATCTGTGGGGCGGCTACCATCGGGAGATCAGGGTCGAGCTCGATCCCGAACGCATCCGAGCGCTCGAGCTGCCGCTCGAGCGGGTGCTAAGGGCGATCCGCGACTCGAACGTCGACCTGCCTGCGGGAGAGATCGAGGACGGGCGCCATGAGGTGCGCCTGCGGACGCCGGCGGAATACCGCAATCTCGACGAGATCCGTCAGACGGTGGTCACCGTGCGCCAAGGCGCTCCTGTCACCGTGGGCCAGTTCGCCACGGTCATCGATGGTTACGAGAAGCTAACCCGGATCGTGCGTGTCAACGGTCAACTCGGCTTGCGCGTCGCGATCCGCAAGCAAGCGGACGCCAACACGGTTCAGGTTTCCCAGCGAGTCCTGGCGGAGATCGAACGCATCAACCAAGACTTTCCACAGATCGAGATAATTCCGGTAATAAACCAGGGAAACCTGATCGAGCGCTCGATCTCCAATGTGGCCAACTCGGTGATGTATGGTGGTGGATTGGCAGTTCTCGTGTTGCTGTTCTTCCTTCGGAACGTGCGCAGTACACTGATCATCTCGCTCGCGATTCCGATCTCGGTGATCGCCACCTTCGCGCTGGTCTACCTCGGCGGCTTCAGCTTGAATCTGATGACGCTCGGTGGCCTTGCGCTGGGGGTCGGCATGATGGTCGATAGCTCGATTGTCGTGCTCGAGAACATCTTCCGCCGCCGCAGCGAGGAGCGCGAACCCAGCCAGGCAGCTGCGGTCGCCGGAGCACGCGAGGTGGCGGGCGCGATCGTCGCAAGCACGATCACCACCTTGATCATCTTCCTGCCGCTGATGTTCGTACGCGGCGTGGCTGGTCTGCTGTTTCGTGAGCTCGCGTTCGTGGTCGGGTTTTCCCTGATCTGCGCACTGCTGGTGGCGCTCAGCCTGGTGCCGATGCTTGCCTCGCGGCTCCTGGGCGATGCGGAGGGCCGCGACGGTGGAGGTGCGGGCTGGACGCGCCGCTTCGTCGCCAGCGCGGGTAAGTCGATGAGCAGGCTTGGCGAAGCCTATCGCGACCTCCTGCAGGCGGCGTTGCGCAGGCGGCTGATCACATTGGCCTTGGCAAGCGGCGCCACAGCGCTCAGCCTGTGGCTGTGGCCGCTCGTCGGGCACGAATTCATGCCACCGAGCGACGAGGGAGAAGTGAGGCTGAGCGGCGAGATGGAGCTCGGCACGCGGCTCGATCTGGTGGACCGACAGACGCAGCTCATGGAGAGGATGATCGAGCCCCACGTGCCGGAGGCACGCGCGACCGTCGTTAGTGTGGGTTCGTCTGGCTACCGGCCCGACAGCGGTGCGCGGGGCAGGATTCAGCTCTCGCTCGTGCCAGCGACGGCACGCAAACGATCCAACGCAGAAATAGCCGCTGATTTACGGCGCAGACTCGATAATCGCATCCCAGGCATGATCGTGCGGACTCGGGCGCCGCAAGGACAGTTCGTGCTCGAGCGAGTGCTTGGCAATGCCGGGGAAGGGCTCACGGTGGAGGTTCGGGGACTCGAGCTTGCGACGATCGACGCGCTTGCCGCGCGAGTCGTCGAGGCGCTCGCAGACGTGCCCGGCGTCACGGACGTCGAGAGCACGCGCAAGGACGGAGTCCCGCAGGCGGAGCTGCGCGTCGAGACAGATAAGGCCGCACAGCTGGGGCTAAGCGCGCGCCAGGTAGCAGAGGTCATTGAGATTGCAGTGGCAGGGCGCCAGGCCGGCGAATACCGGCCGCACGGCAAGCAGTACCGCATTCTCGTGCAGTTCCGGGACGCGGAACGGCTCTCGCTCGAGCAAATCCTGGACCTGACGCTCGAGACGCCGGCCGGAGACACGGTCGCCTTGCGCAACGTCGTGACGGTCGACCGGGGCCGCGGTCCAGTCCTGATCGACCGCAAGGAACAGCAGCGGCTGGTCAGCGTGACCGCCAACGTGGCAGGTCGAGATTTGGGCTCGGTGGGGGCCGACGTGCAGGCGAAGCTGGCTCGCATCCCGCGACCGCTCGGCTACGATCTGGTGCTGGCCGGAGCGTTCGAGGAGCAACAAAAGGCGGCGCAGGAGCTCGTCTTGAGCCTGCTGCTCGCGCTCGTGTTGGTCTACATGGTGCTCGCCTGCCAGTATGAGTCGTTGCGCGACCCTTTCGTCGTCATACTCTCGGTGCCCGTTGCCGCCACCGGCGTGCTGCTGGCGTTGTGGCTGACCGGCTCCACGCTCAACGTGCAGTCGTATATCGGCTGTATCATGCTCGGGGGGATCGCGGTCAACAACGCCATCCTGCTCATCGATCAGGCGGGACAGCTGCGTGCGCAGGGCATGGACACACACGCCGCGGTTTCGGAGGCGGGACGGCGGAGGCTGCGTCCGATCCTCATGACGACCATGACCACCATCCTCGGCCTGCTGCCGCTCGCGTTCGGCGTTGGCGAGGGTGCCGAGGCCCAGGCTCCGCTGGCGCGTGCTGTCATTGGTGGTCTCACCGCGTCGACGGCGATCACGTTGCTGCTGATTCCCGTGGTCTATTCCATGCTGCATCCCGAGCGCCTGCCACCGGCGAGATCCCATGGCAGCGCCAGGTCGGAGGCGGTACCGCTGCGCGGCACGCAGACTGCGTGCGCGGATCCGGTCGTGGAGAGTATGGACTCAGGAGTCAAACGGACAACGGGCTCGGATCCCCGTGACCGGCTACTTCCATGACGATGCCCGCGGGTGCCGTTCCTTCTCAGTTGTAGCCGGGGTTCTGTAGAAGCATCGGGGCCTTATCGATCTCACTTCTCGGTATGGGCATCCGGTAGTGCTTCGTGGCATCGAATGCTCTATCCGGTATCGGCTTCTTCGTCGTGTAGTCGTAGCTCAACAGGCCGGCGGCATCCTTCACGATGGTAACCCCTCCTGCCGGCGTGTTCAGTACCTGGTCCGCTATCATCCAACGCAGGATGTCAAACAGCCGGTGTTCTTCAAACGCCAGCTCAACCCGTCTTTCCTGGCGATACCTCTCCACCAGCGGCCAGCCGGTTTCTGTGATGTCCGGCATGCCCACTCGAGCCCGAGTCTTGTTCATCCATATCTTTGCATTGATTTCGTCCCCCAGCGCGAGCAGCGTTTCCGCGTAGTTGAGGTACGCACCGGCCTTTCTGAAAAACGGCCAAGGCGTGGTGCTGGGGACGGTTTCGCTAACCGGCTCACTCTCCCTGAGAAACTTTCGCATGTAGTAACCACTGTGCGTTCCGTTCCAATCCTGAACCGGCCCTTCCTTGGTGTCCAATCCACCATTGAAAGTCTCGATTTGCCGGCCCTTCCACATAGCGCCGTTGTGATTGATCGTGGCGTAGAACCGGGGATCCCGGTTCAGGTACGGGTCTTGCGGATTGTAGCCACTGTTAGGATCGGTAATCGGCAGCCCATTGCTCATGTCATAGGCGTCTACCAAGCCCTGCAGCGGGTTGTTGCCACCCCAGCCGTTGTATCCGTTCGGACTGTTGGCAAGGTTGACCGAGTGGCCTTGACCGGTAGTACCGCCCGCGAAGGTCCGCGCCCAGAGCGTCTCCGACGTGGTCGACAGGAAGACCTCCGCATAGCTCGGGTGCAGCGTCTGGTCAGCTATCGCATCAACGACAGCCTTCGCTGCATCCCGTGCTGCTATCCATTTCCCCGGGTCATTCGATGGGTTATTCAAAGGGCTCGCGGCGTACAGCAGCACCCGTGACTTGAGTGCCATGGCCGCCATTTGTGTGGCCTTGCCATTGTTGTCCGTTGGTGGAAGGAGCGGAATTGCCTGGTCAAGGTCCGTCACGATCCTTGCTACTACCTCGTCGTAGCTGCTCCTCACGAGCGCGGCAAACTTATGCGTATCCGTCGTAGTGAAGATTTCGTCGATGAGCGGAACTCCTCCATACCAGCGAATCAGGTCCGCATAGATCCAAGCTCGAATGAACTGCATCTCCGCGATGAGCTGTGCCCTCCGGTCTGCGTCCACTGCAGAGGACTCGATATTCGCAAAGAAGATATTGATGTTTCTGATGACGCGATAGGACGCACCCCACAGGCCGGCAGTCGCGGCCTCGCCATTGTCCGCAGTCGTAGCCGCCGTGACGAACTCCTTGGATCCCCGCCAGTGGGTGTGCCTCACGTCGCCGGAAAGCGCGTCCACGCAGACGTCGCCCCGGCGCCAAAACCCATGACGGACACCCTCGCCGTAAGCCTGGTTCACGAATGCCTCCACCAGCGCTGGGTCGGCGAAGACAAGCTCTGCAGGAAGGTCGTTCAGGGGATGCAAGTCCAGAATACTGCCCTGGCATGCAGTTGCCATAAGCGACATCGCCAGGATCGTCAACTTCGCGCTTCTCATGCTCTCTTCCTGTCCAAAAGCTGGCTGTCCATCTAGAAATTGGACGCTCTAATCCCTAGGTTGACGACCCTGGTCTGCGGATGCTGGGTTGCGCCGGTACTCTCTGGATCCAGGTCCTTGATGCCCGAGAGCGTGAACATGTTAAACACCGAGGCGTAGACTCGCGTCTTTCCCAGGCCAAGCATGTCCGCAATGGTGTCTGGAAGCGTGTAGCCAATTTCCAAGGTCTTTAACCTGATGAAGGCCGCGCTTCTCAGCCAAAAAGTGCTGTTGTGCTGGTAGTTCGCCTCATTGGTGATATCTGGAAAAGCGGCGTTGGGAAAATCCGGCGTCCAGTAGTCGGTTTGCCACTGGTAGATACTCTCCCCTCGTGTCGGCTTCAGACCCACAGAGCGAATCGCCCTTGCCTGGCCCTGCAGCAACGCTGACAGGTCAAAGCCTCGGAACGAGGCGCTGAAGTTCACCCCAAAGGAAATCTCGGGTACTGAATTCAGGGCGATGGGAATCCTGTCCAGGCCCGTGATCTCACCATCTCCGTTCACATCCCGGAGGATCAAATCGCCAAGTGCACTCCCGGGTAGCTTGGCTGGATACTGCAGCAGGTCCGCTTCGGTCCTGTAGATGCCTATCGCATCGTAGTACAGACCGGTCCCATGCCTTCTGCCAGTCTTGGACTGCCAGGGGGCTGTCTCATTGAAGGCTTCATCGATGAACGTCACCTTGTTGCGGGCGAACGAGAAATTGGCGGAGACATTGAAAACGAAGTCGCGGATGCTGTCACCATAGGAGACAAGGGCCTCGATCCCCTTGTTTTGCATGGTTCCGGCGTTCTCGGGTGGCAGCGTTCCGATGCCCGCAAGTGCAGGCACGGAGTCCTGCCGGGCGATGAGCATATCCGTGGTCGTGCTCCGGAAGGCATCCAGTGTCACCGTGACCCTTCCATCGAGAAGGGACGTGTCGAGGCCCAGGTTCATGGTCTCGGTAGTTTCCCAGGTTACGCCGGAGACTGGTGCACCTTTGGGTCGTATGCCGGAAAGAAGCTGCCCCGTGCCGGTTACGAAGGCGGTGGTGGGTGTGTAGGTCTGCAGATGGAGAAAGGGAGTAACACGGTCGTTGCCGAGCTGGCCGTAGGATGTTCGCAGCTTCAACTCGTCGATCAGCGGAACAGCACGCATGAACGGCTCCTCGGAAATGCGCCAGGCGGCCGACGCGCCGGGAAAGAAACCAAAGCGTCCTCCCTCGGGGAAGTTGGAGGAACCATCCAGGCGCGCGGTGGCATCGACAATGTACTTTTTCGCGTAAGTGTAGGAAGCGCGTCCGAAGTAGTTCTGTCTGGCGCTCTTGGAGGCGGATCCGCGGGTTCTGGATTCGCTGGGGTCTGCGCTCCCGGCCGATATTTGCTGTATCGACTCGGTGGCGAACTTATTTCTACCAACGTGATTCCAGGAGCCATTCCCCGTTCTTTGCTCGTAGGCGATGAATCCGCTGACATCGTGTGCTCCGAAAGTATTGGCGTAGTTGAGCTTCACGTTCGGGGTGATGGAGTAGCTCCGGCTGGTATATTCGTTTAGGGATATGGTGTCCTGGTAGGAGCTTTGGTAGGTGGTGTATGTATTGGCGGTGGGATCGTATGTGGAGTAGTCCCAAGGTGTGCTCCAGTCTTTGCTGAAGCTGTTCCAGCTGTCGGCTGCGAGGAACCCATCAAGAGATAGGCCTGTGAGTCCGGGGATCGTGTAATCAAATCGTAGGGTGGTTTGGAGAATGTTGGCTTGCCTTTTGCGGTATCCCGACTCCCTGACAACAGCGAGCGGGTTGATGCCTCCCAGGCCCTGCGAGTAGGAGCCGTCGGGGAATACGGCGAGGTCGGTCGATGGTTGCCTGTGCGTCATCCAGAAGATGAACCATGGAGAGCGTCCGGTAGTTATTCCATTTTCTCGCCGGGCTGCGACGTCCCCGGAGA
This sequence is a window from Pseudomonadota bacterium. Protein-coding genes within it:
- a CDS encoding efflux RND transporter periplasmic adaptor subunit, yielding MRSKALIVVAAVLGLVGFAIAARLADDEASARPSPRRDPAPVEVAAVMRAPIELRRTFSGTIEAKSRFVVAAHVSGRVERLLVDLADEVTRGQVVAELNDAEQSQGVSEAAAELAVARANVSDAESGLVLATRELERLRGLRASGVVSDSDLDSAEARHVAGATRVKVARARVKRAQATLARSRIRSSYTKVAAVWADGDDRRVVAERHVAEGDSVAPGSPLMTVVDLEPLNAVVYVTEKEYAQVRPGQTARVTTDAFPGRSFSAQIGRIAPVFQKSSRQARMELEVPNREHLLKPGMFIRAEVVLERVKDATIVPFSALTVRKGRNGLFVLDEVGKHVAWRAVRVGIRQGGRVQVEGEGVSGRVVTLGQQLIDDGSEIQIAEAGPATGADGQP
- a CDS encoding efflux RND transporter permease subunit → MNLPGFSVGRPIFTAMVTFIVLTLGAASLSRLRIDMLPEIEMPRLTVRTGYEGAAPEVMERLVTQPIEEIIATVPGVEEITSISSEGNSSVRVAFAWGIDIDVAAQDVRSRLEDELNELPEDVTRPQIRKFDIASFPVVLLGIASNLDPVELTELIEEHVRYRFARLPGVAQVDLWGGYHREIRVELDPERIRALELPLERVLRAIRDSNVDLPAGEIEDGRHEVRLRTPAEYRNLDEIRQTVVTVRQGAPVTVGQFATVIDGYEKLTRIVRVNGQLGLRVAIRKQADANTVQVSQRVLAEIERINQDFPQIEIIPVINQGNLIERSISNVANSVMYGGGLAVLVLLFFLRNVRSTLIISLAIPISVIATFALVYLGGFSLNLMTLGGLALGVGMMVDSSIVVLENIFRRRSEEREPSQAAAVAGAREVAGAIVASTITTLIIFLPLMFVRGVAGLLFRELAFVVGFSLICALLVALSLVPMLASRLLGDAEGRDGGGAGWTRRFVASAGKSMSRLGEAYRDLLQAALRRRLITLALASGATALSLWLWPLVGHEFMPPSDEGEVRLSGEMELGTRLDLVDRQTQLMERMIEPHVPEARATVVSVGSSGYRPDSGARGRIQLSLVPATARKRSNAEIAADLRRRLDNRIPGMIVRTRAPQGQFVLERVLGNAGEGLTVEVRGLELATIDALAARVVEALADVPGVTDVESTRKDGVPQAELRVETDKAAQLGLSARQVAEVIEIAVAGRQAGEYRPHGKQYRILVQFRDAERLSLEQILDLTLETPAGDTVALRNVVTVDRGRGPVLIDRKEQQRLVSVTANVAGRDLGSVGADVQAKLARIPRPLGYDLVLAGAFEEQQKAAQELVLSLLLALVLVYMVLACQYESLRDPFVVILSVPVAATGVLLALWLTGSTLNVQSYIGCIMLGGIAVNNAILLIDQAGQLRAQGMDTHAAVSEAGRRRLRPILMTTMTTILGLLPLAFGVGEGAEAQAPLARAVIGGLTASTAITLLLIPVVYSMLHPERLPPARSHGSARSEAVPLRGTQTACADPVVESMDSGVKRTTGSDPRDRLLP
- a CDS encoding RagB/SusD family nutrient uptake outer membrane protein; this translates as MRSAKLTILAMSLMATACQGSILDLHPLNDLPAELVFADPALVEAFVNQAYGEGVRHGFWRRGDVCVDALSGDVRHTHWRGSKEFVTAATTADNGEAATAGLWGASYRVIRNINIFFANIESSAVDADRRAQLIAEMQFIRAWIYADLIRWYGGVPLIDEIFTTTDTHKFAALVRSSYDEVVARIVTDLDQAIPLLPPTDNNGKATQMAAMALKSRVLLYAASPLNNPSNDPGKWIAARDAAKAVVDAIADQTLHPSYAEVFLSTTSETLWARTFAGGTTGQGHSVNLANSPNGYNGWGGNNPLQGLVDAYDMSNGLPITDPNSGYNPQDPYLNRDPRFYATINHNGAMWKGRQIETFNGGLDTKEGPVQDWNGTHSGYYMRKFLRESEPVSETVPSTTPWPFFRKAGAYLNYAETLLALGDEINAKIWMNKTRARVGMPDITETGWPLVERYRQERRVELAFEEHRLFDILRWMIADQVLNTPAGGVTIVKDAAGLLSYDYTTKKPIPDRAFDATKHYRMPIPRSEIDKAPMLLQNPGYN
- a CDS encoding TonB-dependent receptor, with translation MLAPIHILFCPAAMASPDNTQSISGRVTDQAGQGLAGVSVLLKGTANRTLTDSDGNYELALPKTTKAASKAAELIISHTGYSTQTVPVQGRRALDLRLTTDAPDAEEIVVVGYGSKEKTVVSGSIAQASGTEILASPSANLGPSLAGRLPGVTINQRSGEPGHDGVSILVRGHNSIGNNSALIVVDGVPGRDWLDRLDPNDIESITLLKDASAAIYGARAAGGVILVTTKRGALGQPRITFNYNHGFVTPTRLPTMADSYSLALATNVFDVESGQPPTHSPDDLQKFLDGSSPLTHPNTDWYDHLFKDISHQSRQSLQLVGGTEDLKYFLSLGRSQQDGLYTGGVTKFTQYNLRSKIDTRITDDLRISGDVAARRENGITTGRSPWFIFWMTHRQPSTDLAVFPDGSYSQGLGGINPLAVVRESGYRKRQANILQTTLRFDYTIPGLTGLSLDGFLAADSWNSFSKDWSTPWDYSTYDPTANTYTTYQSSYQDTISLNEYTSRSYSITPNVKLNYANTFGAHDVSGFIAYEQRTGNGSWNHVGRNKFATESIQQISAGSADPSESRTRGSASKSARQNYFGRASYTYAKKYIVDATARLDGSSNFPEGGRFGFFPGASAAWRISEEPFMRAVPLIDELKLRTSYGQLGNDRVTPFLHLQTYTPTTAFVTGTGQLLSGIRPKGAPVSGVTWETTETMNLGLDTSLLDGRVTVTLDAFRSTTTDMLIARQDSVPALAGIGTLPPENAGTMQNKGIEALVSYGDSIRDFVFNVSANFSFARNKVTFIDEAFNETAPWQSKTGRRHGTGLYYDAIGIYRTEADLLQYPAKLPGSALGDLILRDVNGDGEITGLDRIPIALNSVPEISFGVNFSASFRGFDLSALLQGQARAIRSVGLKPTRGESIYQWQTDYWTPDFPNAAFPDITNEANYQHNSTFWLRSAAFIRLKTLEIGYTLPDTIADMLGLGKTRVYASVFNMFTLSGIKDLDPESTGATQHPQTRVVNLGIRASNF